A genomic segment from Vicia villosa cultivar HV-30 ecotype Madison, WI unplaced genomic scaffold, Vvil1.0 ctg.000218F_1_1, whole genome shotgun sequence encodes:
- the LOC131625509 gene encoding uncharacterized oxidoreductase At4g09670-like: protein MTENNTVRFGILGCANIARKVSRAITFAPNATISAIASRSIEKAEKFAAKNSLPASVRIYGSYDEVVEDSGVDAVYIPLPTSLHVRWAVSAASKKKHVLIEKPVALDVAELDRILEACESNGVQFMDGSMWLHHPRTAHMAQLLSLSNSTGIGPVHFIHSTSTMPATQEFLENNIRVKPELNALGALGDLAWYCIGASLWAKGYKLPTTAIALPDVTRNAAGVILSITASLQWDKPNQTVANIHCSFLSHTSMDLAVCGSNGSMHLKDFIIPYKETSAKFDFTFGAKFVDLHIGWNVKPEEVHVANNLPQEALMVQEFARLVASIRDCGSHPSSKWPEISRKTQLVVDAVKKSLELGCKPVAL, encoded by the exons ATGACTGAGAACAATACAGTACGTTTCGGCATACTAGGATGCGCCAACATCGCTAGAAAAGTATCCAGAGCCATTACTTTTGCTCCCAACGCCACCATCTCCGCCATAGCAAGCCGTTCCATAGAGAAGGCGGAGAAATTCGCCGCCAAAAACAGTTTACCGGCGAGCGTCAGGATCTACGGCAGTTACGATGAAGTTGTGGAGGATTCAGGTGTGGACGCGGTGTACATTCCTCTCCCGACGAGTCTGCACGTGCGATGGGCGGTTAGTGCCGCGAGTAAGAAGAAACACGTGCTGATTGAGAAGCCTGTGGCCCTCGATGTGGCGGAGCTTGATCGGATCTTAGAGGCTTGTGAATCGAACGGTGTGCAGTTTATGGATGGTTCTATGTGGTTGCATCACCCTAGGACTGCTCACATGGCACAATTGCTCTCTCTTTCTAATTCCACTGGTATCGGACCCGTTCATTTT ATCCATAGCACATCAACAATGCCAGCAACACAAGAGTTCTTGGAGAATAACATTAGAGTAAAACCGGAGTTGAATGCTCTTGGTGCACTCGGTGACTTAGCATGGTACTGTATCGGTGCATCCTTATGGGCAAAGGGCTACAAACTGCCTACCACTGCCATTGCGCTTCCTGACGTCACCCGAAATGCAGCTGGAGTCATATTGTCAATCACTGCTTCTTTACAATGGGACAAACCTAATCAAACAGTTGCGAATATCCACTGCTCGTTTCTTTCTCACACGTCAATGGATTTAGCAGTTTGTGGTTCCAATGGGTCTATGCACCTTAAGGACTTCATAATCCCTTATAAGGAGACTAGTGCAAAATTTGATTTTACATTTGGTGCAAAATTTGTTGATCTTCATATTGGATGGAATGTGAAACCAGAGGAAGTTCATGTGGCCAACAATCTCCCACAGGAAGCTTTGATGGTGCAAGAATTTGCTAGGCTTGTTGCAAGTATTAGAGATTGTGGGTCTCATCCTTCTAGTAAATGGCCGGAAATTAGTAGAAAAACTCAGTTGGTGGTGGATGCTGTGAAGAAGTCCCTAGAGCTTGGCTGCAAACCTGTTGCATTGTAG
- the LOC131625459 gene encoding uncharacterized protein LOC131625459, whose protein sequence is MEKFAKFIELMEVVDLPIGNKFTWINSNGKTRSRIDRILLSKGILYQWKVVAQVTGNRDISDHRRVWLKSSILDRGPKPFKVFNSWFEHEDFLKFVRQQGESFKVQGSSAFILKEKLRRLRDSLRGWNNRVFKRLDLHLEEEVKLLNELKSDGMSINSQLSQEVNARRKKSQDNIWRLLQHKEIMIKQKARLKWIKEGDNNTKYFHSVLKTRTRKNTIVSIQSDQGRLEGVEEVKEGVKKFFEQRFKKQCTPRPRLQGLEFNKLNDVERLALKEKFSREEIREVVFGCEGDRSPGPDGYNL, encoded by the coding sequence ATGGAGAAGTTTGCAAAGTTTATAGAACTCATGGAGGTGGTAGACTTACCTATAGGAAACAAATTTACATGGATTAACTCTAATGGTAAAACCAGAAGCAGAATCGACAGAATACTGCTCTCAAAAGGGATTTTATATCAGTGGAAGGTTGTGGCTCAAGTTACAGGCAACAGGGATATCTCTGATCACAGGCGGGTTTGGTTGAAATCAAGCATTCTTGACCGGGGTCCTAAGCCATTTAAGGTCTTTAATAGTTGGTTCGAACATGAAGATTTCCTCAAATTTGTAAGGCAGCAAGGGGAATCTTTCAAAGTGCAGGGGAGTAGTGCATTCATACTGAAGGAAAAACTCAGGAGGTTGAGGGATAGTTTGAGAGGGTGGAATAACAGGGTATTCAAACGTCTTGACCTGCATCTCGAAGAAGAAGTAAAACTGCTTAATGAATTAAAGAGTGATGGTATGAGTATTAATAGTCAGTTATCTCAGGAAGTTAATGCTAGAAGGAAAAAATCCCAGGACAATATATGGAGGCTTCTACAACACAAAGAAATCATGATTAAACAAAAGGCAAGGCTCAAGTGGATCAAGGAAGGAGATAACAACACCAAGTATTTTCATTCAGTCCTAAAGACAAGAACACGAAAAAACACAATTGTCTCGATTCAATCGGATCAAGGGAGACTAGAAGGTGTTGAGGAGGTGAAGGAGGGTGTGAAGAAATTCTTCGAGCAAAGATTCAAAAAGCAATGTACTCCTAGACCCAGGTTGCAAGGGTTAGAATTCAACAAACTTAATGATGTGGAGAGGTTGGCACTGAAGGAAAAGTTTTCAAGGGAGGAAATTAGAGAGGTGGTGTTTGGATGTGAGGGAGATAGAAGCCCTGGACCTGATGGGTATAACCTATAA
- the LOC131625460 gene encoding uncharacterized protein LOC131625460 translates to MDNTTQSSSISVPIFNGENYDFWRVKVETFFSSQDLWDIVEEGFTVPADTSTLNVTQEKELKKNKQRNSKALFTLQQVVTNAIFPRIMGAKTAKDAWNTLKEEFQGSDKVRAVKLQYLRRDFELLKMKDFETVKDYYSKVKEIVNQMRAFGDDILDKKIVEKILITMPPKFDPIVTTIEETKYLSTLSVTELVGSLEAYEQRLNRHKEDTLENAFRSKLKFRPQNKEDEGKKSYGETSRRREASRNFFKNKPDKNPPCNICKRPGHTEKNCWYRNMPQ, encoded by the coding sequence ATGGATAACACCACTCAATCATCATCTATTTCTGTCCCTATTTTCAATGGTGAAAATTATGATTTCTGGCGTGTTAAAGTGGAAACATTTTTTTCATCTCAAGATTTATGGGACATAGTAGAAGAAGGCTTCACTGTTCCTGCGGATACTTCAACTCTTAATGTAACTCAAGAAAAggagttgaagaaaaataaacagaGAAATTCAAAGGCGTTGTTCACCTTGCAACAAGTCGTGACTAATGCAATTTTTCCAAGAATTATGGGAGCTAAGACTGCCAAAGATGCGTGGAACACATTGAAGGAGGAGTTTCAAGGAAGTGATAAGGTACGTGCTGTTAAACTTCAATAtctaagaagagattttgaactattgaagatgaaggatttTGAGACAGTTAAAGATTACTATTCTAAAGTCAAAGAAATAGTTAATCAAATGAGAGCTTTTGGGGATGATATTCTTGACAAGAAAATTGTTGAGAAGATTCTAATTACTATGCCCCCAAAGTTTGACCCAATCGTGACAACGATTGAGGAAACCAAATATTTGTCCACTCTATCAGTGACAGAACTAGTGGGCTCTCTTGAAGCATATGAGCAAAGACTAAATAGGCATAAAGAAGATACACTTGAAAATGCCTTCCGATCAAAGCTCAAATTTCGTCCCCAAAATAAAGAAGATGAAGGAAAGAAGAGTTATGGAGAAACTTCTAGAAGAAGAGAAGCTTCTAGAAATTTCTTTAAGAACAAGCCAGATAAAAATCCTCCATGCAATATATGCAAAAGACCAGGCCACACAGAGAAAAATTGTTGGTACCGTAATATGCCACAATGA
- the LOC131625481 gene encoding uncharacterized oxidoreductase At4g09670-like → MHNAQSPKMANNDTVRFGILGCASIARKLARAIALAPNATISAIASRSIEKAEKFATDNSLPASVTIYGSYDEIMEDSRVDAVYLPLPTSLHVRWAVTAASKKKHVLVEKPAALDVAELDRILEACESNGVQFMDGSMWLHHPRTAHMEQLLSLSNSNGIGPVHFIHSTSTMPTTQEFLENNIRVKPELDALGALGDLAWYCINASLWAKGYKLPTNVTALPDVTRNSAGVILSITASLQWDKPNQTVANIHCSFLSHTSMDLAVCGSNGSMHVKDFIIPYKETSANFDFTFGAKFVDLHIGWNVKPEEVDVANKLPQEALMVQEFARLVASIRDCGSHPSSKWPEISRKTQLVVDAVKKSLELGCKPVAL, encoded by the exons ATGCATAATGCTCAATCACCTAAAATGGCCAACAACGATACCGTGCGTTTCGGAATCTTAGGCTGCGCCAGCATCGCCAGAAAACTAGCCAGAGCCATTGCACTTGCTCCCAACGCAACCATCTCCGCCATCGCAAGCCGTTCCATCGAAAAAGCAGAGAAATTCGCTACAGACAACAGTTTACCAGCGAGCGTGACAATCTACGGTAGCTACGATGAGATCATGGAAGATTCACGTGTCGACGCGGTGTATCTTCCTCTCCCTACAAGTCTACACGTGCGATGGGCGGTTACTGCCGCGAGTAAGAAGAAGCATGTGCTCGTCGAGAAGCCTGCTGCTCTCGACGTCGCAGAGCTTGATCGGATCTTAGAAGCTTGTGAATCAAATGGTGTGCAATTTATGGATGGATCTATGTGGTTGCATCACCCTAGGACTGCTCACATGGAACAGTTACTCTCTCTTTCTAATTCCAATGGTATTGGACCAGTTCATTTT ATCCATAGCACATCAACAATGCCAACAACACAAGAGTTTTTGGAGAATAACATAAGAGTAAAGCCAGAGTTAGATGCTCTTGGTGCACTTGGTGACTTAGCATGGTATTGCATTAATGCATCCTTATGGGCAAAGGGCTATAAACTGCCGACTAACGTTACCGCGCTCCCCGACGTCACCAGAAACTCGGCCGGGGTCATATTGTCAATCACAGCTTCTTTGCAATGGGACAAACCTAATCAAACAGTTGCGAATATCCACTGCTCGTTTCTTTCTCACACGTCAATGGATTTAGCAGTTTGTGGTTCCAATGGGTCTATGCATGTTAAGGACTTTATAATCCCTTATAAGGAGACTAGTGCAAATTTTGATTTTACATTTGGTGCAAAATTTGTTGATCTTCATATTGGGTGGAATGTGAAACCAGAGGAAGTTGATGTGGCCAACAAGCTCCCACAAGAAGCTTTGATGGTACAAGAATTTGCTAGACTTGTTGCAAGTATTAGAGATTGTGGGTCTCATCCTTCTAGTAAATGGCCGGAAATTAGTAGAAAAACTCAGTTGGTGGTTGATGCTGTGAAGAAGTCCCTAGAGCTTGGCTGCAAACCTGTTGCATTGTAG
- the LOC131625485 gene encoding uncharacterized protein LOC131625485 has protein sequence MEPNFPLELQSESFKILSSNEETAMETLFSHLYDPQQQQNRSQALTFLQCCKHHHPDLLMIKLFFLLTSSPETPTRTNAARTLLSVQPAELWPKLRPQAQTRLLAHFINYLTEETSIHVLRLASTILSQTVSVIYKSQQHWNDIIEFLYSSVNSNDEKLIEFSLLVFSSLSNECRLSLSNSLNDRVRVLHSTFLASLGSRNPDVQVAAFAAVVNLICLFSDNQLFHEVLRAMMVALFALLHGFERSYFKSAFAELVKLVSAEPVLLKPYMSDMVLDALQIAENCGVCEETRRLAFELVLAMAELKESEPVLASLPHEMVVRLFIVPMKTLVLYVKEDGDDNGTDRGMGDEKEKGADPENEKMDDAYEFVTKCLKKLCVAFGGTKVVSVAHELLKNYYLDSTDWKMRQAGITLLSEIAKEFSDEMVLKDNFLEEIVTRILKLCQDSHVQVRLAAFTLMEMPMIFVQAIQILYHHRFVHAFSIALSDGDNKVKEQAASAMLYFLKNTLPESLSLYRNVDTLMNKMLSLIQDKGNAKQRRIVLSAFNIVAQRCHEVAHKYFANYLPILLEACSDKNSEIKEEAARGIRIYAEFGTPNFKPFINMILSELSKLMKDRNASNSSENATCDVAVSALGRICEFHRDSIDGSTAVPAWLSFLPLKNDLDEAKIMHEQLCLMVARLDKDLLGAGNQNLVKIITVFLEVIEKGDNLASEETINQINSLLRQLAQNIPPNTFETILLSLSAQQRDLLLPFLSSF, from the exons ATGGAACCTAATTTCCCTCTTGAGTTACAATCAGAATCCTTCAAAATCCTCAGCTCCAACGAGGAAACTGCAATGGAAACTCTCTTCTCGCACCTCTACGatcctcaacaacaacaaaaccgaTCTCAAGCTCTCACGTTCCTCCAATGCTGCAAACACCACCACCCCGATCTCCTCATGATCAAACTCTTCTTCCTCCTTACCTCCAGCCCCGAAACCCCCACGCGCACCAACGCCGCACGCACTCTTCTTTCTGTCCAACCCGCTGAGCTTTGGCCCAAACTCCGCCCTCAGGCCCAAACTCGTCTTCTGGCCCATTTCATTAACTATCTCACCGAAGAGACTTCAATCCACGTCCTTAGACTCGCGTCAACTATCCTCTCACAAACCGTTTCGGTTATATACAAATCTCAACAACACTGGAACGATATCATCGAGTTTCTTTACTCCTCCGTTAATTCAAACGACGAAAAGCTTATAGAATTCTCTCTTTTAGTGTTCTCCTCACTCTCCAACGAGTGTCGTTTAAGCCTCTCGAATTCGCTTAACGACCGCGTTCGTGTGCTTCACTCGACGTTTTTGGCCTCTCTTGGTTCACGTAACCCTGACGTGCAGGTTGCAGCGTTTGCGGCGGTGGTGAACTTGATTTGTTTGTTTTCGGATAATCAGCTTTTTCACGAAGTTTTGAGAGCGATGATGGTTGCGCTGTTTGCACTGTTGCATGGCTTCGAGAGAAGCTATTTCAAAAGTGCTTTCGCTGAGTTGGTTAAGCTTGTTTCTGCTGAGCCTGTTTTGTTGAAGCCTTATATGAGTGATATGGTGCTTGATGCGCTTCAGATTGCGGAAAATTGCGGCGTTTGCGAAGAGACGCGGCGGTTGGCTTTTGAATTGGTGCTTGCCATGGCGGAGTTGAAGGAAAGCGAGCCGGTGCTGGCGAGTCTTCCGCATGAAATGGTTGTTAGGTTGTTTATTGTTCCGATGAAGACTTTGGTTCTATATGTTAAAGAGGACGGTGACGATAACGGTACTGATCGTGGTAtgggagatgaaaaagaaaaaggtgcaGATCCTGAGAATGAAAAGATGGATGATGCGTATGAATTTGTAACCAAGTGTTTGAAGAAGCTTTGTGTTGCGTTTGGAGGAACCAAAGTTGTGAGTGTTGCTCATGAACTGTTGAAGAATTATTACTTGGATTCAACGGACTGGAAAATGCGACAGGCAGGGATTACACTGCTCAGTGAGATTGCCAAAGAGTTCTCAGATGAAATG gttttgaaggaTAATTTTCTAGAAGAAATTGTAACCAGAATTTTGAAGTTATGCCAAGACTCTCATGTTCAAGTTCGGTTGGCAGCTTTTACTTTGATGGAGATGCCTATGATTTTTGTCCAAGCGATTCAAATTCTATATCATCATAGGTTTGTGCATGCTTTTTCCATTGCACTTAGTGATGGAGACAACAAAGTGAAG GAACAAGCTGCCTCAGCAATGTTATACTTTCTGAAGAACACTCTTCCAGAAAGCTTATCATTATACCGAAATGTGGATACTTTAATGAACAAAATGTTATCATTGATTCAG GATAAAGGAAATGCTAAGCAAAGAAGGATTGTTTTGTCAGCTTTTAACATAGTTGCACAACGTTGTCATGAAGTAGCTCACAA GTATTTTGCGAATTATCTTCCTATCTTATTGGAAGCATGCAGTGACAAAAACTCTGAAATCAAAGAG GAGGCAGCAAGGGGAATTCGAATTTATGCTGAGTTTGGAACACCCAATTTCAAGCCTTTTATCAACA TGATATTGTCAGAACTCAGTAAACTAATGAAAGATCGCAATGCATCTAATTCCTCCGAGAATGCAACATGCGATGTTGCAGTTTCTGCTCTAGGAAGAATCTGTGAATTCCATCGTGATAGCATTGACGGATCCACG GCTGTTCCTGCCTGGTTAAGTTTCTTACCTCTTAAAAATGATTTGGATGAAGCCAAAATTATGCATGAACAGCTCTGTTTGATGGTTGCAAG ATTAGATAAGGATCTTTTAGGAGCTGGTAATCAAAATCTTGTTAAGATCATTACTGTGTTTCTCGAA GTTATTGAAAAGGGTGACAATTTGGCTTCAGAAGAAACAATCAACCAGATTAATAGTTTGCTGAGACAGCTTGCGCAGAACATTCCTCCAAATACGTTTGAGACAATTCTTCTGTCTCTGAGTGCTCAACAACGGGACTTACTATTGCCATTTCTATCATCATTCTAG